The genome window AGGCGCGGGATGCCCGTGAGCTCGTGCACCAGCAGGTTCACGCGGCCCGGCGACTGCGTGCCGGTGATGACCAGCGCGCGATCGCGTTCGAGCTTCACGAACGCGTTCTGTGGCTCGAGCGTCGCGTGCGAGAGCATGGGCATCACGTACGTCGCGTCGAGCGCCAGATGCACACCGGGGTACGCCGCCTCGACGTCGCCGTCGTTACGAATGCGGGTGCCGGGCTTCGTCGTCGCTGCGACGCAGCGCGCTTCGAGCGCGGCGGTCGAGTCGCTCCCGCCCGGGCCCTTCTTCCACTCGATCGCGAGCGCGTCGCGGCCCTTCAGCGCGGACCAGGTGTCGTCGGCGACCACGGCGACTCCGGCAGCGAGCTGGCCCAGCAGCGGGCCGGCGGCCGGCGCCGGAATGCGCACGATGTGGCGCACGCCCGGAATCGCTCGCGCCTTCGCATCATCGACGCTCGCGACGTCGCCGCCGAAGTACGGGCAGCGCGCGATCACGGCGGTGAGCATGCCGGGCTCGTGCACGTCGAGTGCGTAGCGCGCACGACCCGTGACGATGCCGCCGATGTCGGCGGTGACCCGCGCGCTGCCGATGATCTTCCACGCGCTCGCCGGCTTCAGCGCGAGCTCGCCTTCGGGTGGAGTGAGCTTCGCCGCATCCGCAGCGACGTCGCCGAAGCCCGCTCGCTGCCCGCCCGGACCTAACAACGTGCCCTCGTCCGCGCGCACTTCGTCCGGCCTCACGCGCCAACGCTGCGCCGCGGCATTCACGAGGCGCCAGCGCACGTGCGCTCCGACTTGGCGTAGCTCGTTCCAGCCTTCGGGGATGTTCGTGCTGCCGCCGGCGCCCTGATCGCCGTAGCGCGGTTTGAAGCCGCGGGGCTCGGTCGAAGGATCGAGCCCGAGCGCGAGCTGCTCGACGCGCACGTTCGCCCAGTCCGCGTCCATCTCTTCCGCGATCAGCATCGGCAGCGACGTGAGGACGCCCTGCCCGATCTCGGCGCCGCGCGCGCCGATCACGACGAGGCCGCTCGGCTCGATGCGCACGAACGCGCCGAGCTGCGCCGCGCTCGGCGGCGAGGCCGCGAGCGCGCCTTCCGCAAGCGCGCGCGAAGGGAGGTAGGCGCTGACGACCAGCCCGCCGGTCGCGGTGGCCGTAACAACCAGGAAGTCGCGGCGTGTGAGTGCGGCGCTCATGAGCGCACCCCCTCGCGGCGGGCCTTCGCCGCGCGCGCGATCGCCTCGCGGATGCGCGGGTAGGTGCCGCAGCGGCACAAGTTGGTGATCGACGCGATGTCTTCGTCGCTCGGCTCGGGCTTGCGCGCGATCAGATCGCTCGCCGCCATCATCTGCCCGACTTGGCACCACCCGCACTGCGGCACGTCGAGCGCCGTCCACGCGTCGCGCACCGCCTCGGCTGCGGGATCTTTCGCCGCGAGCACGCCCTCGATCGTGGCGACGCGCTTGCCTTCGAGGCTCGCGAGCGGCGTCACGCACGAGCGCTGCGCCGCGCCGTCGACGTGCACCGTGCACGCGCCGCAGGCGCCGATGCCGCACGCGTACTTCGTGCCCGTGAGCCGCGCGTGATCGCGCAGGTACCAGAGCAGCGGCATCGCGGGATCGCCCGCGAACTCGACCGGCTGCTCGTTCAGCGTGAAGCGGACTGCCATGTGGCGCTCCCCCGAGTTTTCAATCGCAGCGATACGCCGCGTAGTCGCGATGATCCCAATCTACGGGCGCGAGCGGCACGATCACGTTCGGGTTGCCCTTCAGCGTGGCCGCCTCGTTGCGCGCGAGCGTCTCGATCTCGGTCGCGATCTTCGCCTCGTTGCGCGCCGCCGGCCCCACCGTGACGGTCGTTCGCCCGCTCACCTCGCCGAGCTTCGTGCAGCTCGCCACCTCGGCCGCGTTTCCGACGCGCACGCGCTCACCTTCGGGCGAGAGCTTCACCCACTGACAGGCCGCGAGCAGGATGGCTGTGAGCAGGAACAACGAGATTCGGCGCATGCGTCCTCCGAGTGACCGCGCGCTTTTAGCAGGCCTGCGTCAGTGGGAAACGAGAAAGCCGTGCAGCGCTTCCGCGACGACTTCGTAGCCGCGCTCGTTCAAGTGAGCAGGGCCCGACGCGGTGCCGCCCGGATAAGCATAGAGCGCGACGGGATCCGGCTCGGCGCGCAGCGCGTCGCCGAGGTCGAGCGCGGCGACTCCGGCGCGGCGCGCGATCTCGACGACGGCGCGCGCTTGCCGATCGGGCGGCGCGCCGGGCGCGACGCGCTCGTCTCGCGGCAGGTGCGCCACGATCAGCTCGCCTCCCCACGACTCCACGAGCGCTCGCCCGCGCTCGATCACGCGCGCGTAGAGCGCGAGCGCGTCGGCGTCCGGCTCGGCGCTCGCACCGGCGCCCGGCCCCAGCGCACGCGCGCGCTCGCGCAGGCCGCGCAGCGTGAGAACCGCGGTTAGTCGTTGCGCGAGGCCTGCGGGCCGCGCGGGAATCCCCGCGTGCTTCTCCTGCTGTTCGAGCAGCACGCGCGTCTCCGCATCGAGATCGGACTGCAGCGCGGCGAGCCCCTGCGTAAAGCCCGGCTCGAGGTAACGCATCAAGAGCGGGCTGCGTCTCTCCGTGCCGAGGTCGGCTGGGCCGAGGTCGTTCTCGAAGTGAACCCAGATCACGCCTCGCGGCTCGAGCAGCGAGGCGTACTCCGCGAGGATCCCGAGCTGGATGAGCGGGCCCGTGCCGCCCATGCCGAGATTGAGCACGGTGTGTCTGCGACCCAGCTGCGCCGCGATCGTGTGCTCGTCCGCCACGCAGCGCCCGATCGTGAACGAGTCTCCCACGAGCGCGAGCTCCGGTTGGGCGCTCCAGCGGGCGGAGTCGTTGCGAAAACCGTGGCGGTCGCTCTCGTAGCTCGCCCACGTACCGAGCTCGTTGCAGAGCACAGTGGTGACGTAGGCGGGGCCCGCGAACGGCAAGACTTCGCGCGCGCCGATCGCCATCTGCGAGCGAAGCTCACCATTCGCTGCCGGCGCCAGCAGGTGGACGGGCACGAGCGCAGCTACGGCGTCGCGGCCCTCGGCACGCAGCGCTGCGAGGACCTCTCGCTTTTCGCGACGATCGACCCGCTCCCCGCGAGCCTCCTTGGCGCGTAACGACTCCTCTCGCGCGTCTCGCGCGAGCAGCGGCAGCGCGAGCTCGACGGCCCAAGCTGCGGCGAGCAGTGACGCGAGCGATAGCAGCGAGAGCGCCGCGAGCTCGCGCGCCCGCACGTCGCTACTTCGCGTCCTTCAGGATCTCGCGCACTTTGCGCCGCAGCAGCTTGCCCGTCTCGTTGTACGGCAGCTCGCGCTCGAAGCGCACGACTTGCGGCACGCGCGAGGAGCGCAGGTGCTTCTTCACGAAGTCCTGCAGCTCGGCGGCGCTCGCGCTCTTGCCTTCCTTCAGCACGATCGCGGCGGCGACGGCCTCGCCCCACTCGACGTCGGGCACGCCGACCACGGCGGCGTCCGCGACCGCAGGGTGCTCGAGCAGCACGTCCTCGATCTCGCCGGGCGACATGTTCTCGGCGCCGCGCACGATCACGTCGTCGGTGCGGCCTTCGAGGAACAGGTAGCCCTCGTCGTCGACGTAGCCGCCGTCGCGCGTCGGGAACCAGCCGCCGTCGATTAGCTGCGAGCCGCGGCCCACGTACTCGCCCGCGACTTGCTCGCCGCGCACGTAGATCTCGCCGCGCTCGTTGG of Deltaproteobacteria bacterium contains these proteins:
- a CDS encoding xanthine dehydrogenase family protein molybdopterin-binding subunit, coding for MSAALTRRDFLVVTATATGGLVVSAYLPSRALAEGALAASPPSAAQLGAFVRIEPSGLVVIGARGAEIGQGVLTSLPMLIAEEMDADWANVRVEQLALGLDPSTEPRGFKPRYGDQGAGGSTNIPEGWNELRQVGAHVRWRLVNAAAQRWRVRPDEVRADEGTLLGPGGQRAGFGDVAADAAKLTPPEGELALKPASAWKIIGSARVTADIGGIVTGRARYALDVHEPGMLTAVIARCPYFGGDVASVDDAKARAIPGVRHIVRIPAPAAGPLLGQLAAGVAVVADDTWSALKGRDALAIEWKKGPGGSDSTAALEARCVAATTKPGTRIRNDGDVEAAYPGVHLALDATYVMPMLSHATLEPQNAFVKLERDRALVITGTQSPGRVNLLVHELTGIPRLNIAVEMPRSGGGFGRRSEVDAVAEAVLIAKEVNAPVKVVYTREDDLRNDYFRPFGAHRMRATLDGEGRLTSWWHATAATPVPWRKRGMEQAPIWMATADEDELPAGLVPNFRNEYTAIDFQLARGWWRAPVPTFTAFAAQSFVDELAHLAKRDPVEFRLALLGEPRSLDYRGHGGPKLDTGRLSHVTRLAAEKIGWGRSVAAGRGLGIASHFVFGGYTAHAVEVEVADGELRVHRCVCVSDVGQPVNLLGLEAQLMGGTIDGMSAAIHQEITVKDGRIEQSNFGDYPLLTMREAPRVEVHVVPSTLAPAGAGEMGTPTIAPALANAIFAATGKRLRRMPFAPQLVG
- a CDS encoding (2Fe-2S)-binding protein, with translation MAVRFTLNEQPVEFAGDPAMPLLWYLRDHARLTGTKYACGIGACGACTVHVDGAAQRSCVTPLASLEGKRVATIEGVLAAKDPAAEAVRDAWTALDVPQCGWCQVGQMMAASDLIARKPEPSDEDIASITNLCRCGTYPRIREAIARAAKARREGVRS
- a CDS encoding DUF4156 domain-containing protein, whose translation is MRRISLFLLTAILLAACQWVKLSPEGERVRVGNAAEVASCTKLGEVSGRTTVTVGPAARNEAKIATEIETLARNEAATLKGNPNVIVPLAPVDWDHRDYAAYRCD